From one Colletotrichum destructivum chromosome 3, complete sequence genomic stretch:
- a CDS encoding Putative metallo-beta-lactamase, ribonuclease Z/Hydroxyacylglutathione hydrolase, whose product MAYEPTIHDIFEPSTGTWQYIVADLPTKAAIIIDPVLDFDPATSTISTQTSDGLLEVIWELGYKVVGILETHVHADHLTAAKYLQSRLREAQAGAAPDICIGGRIKVVQERLGEKYGIEKEEFASAFDRLFGDDEVFEIGKLEATALHLPGHTPDHMGYLIGCECPRRLQKLIRKGAGAAADLKTANVFAGDSLFNHDVGSARCDFPGGNARDLFASTRRLLSLPEDTKIWTGHDYPPAGRGPMAATNVAQQKTQNKHLAQSATEYEFVKWREERDSGLGEPRLMHWALQFNIRAGNMPALNKNGDRLLHVPVRIPGATW is encoded by the coding sequence ATGGCCTATGAGCCCACCATTCACGACATCTTCGAGCCGTCGACAGGCACGTGGCAATATATTGTCGCCGACCTCCCCACCAAGGCCGCCATAATCATCGACCCAGTCCTCGACTTCGATCCGGCAACGAGCACCATCTCGACGCAGACATCcgatggcctccttgaagTTATTTGGGAGTTGGGCTACAAGGTCGTCGGTATTCTCGAGACACACGTCCATGCCGACCATCTGACGGCGGCCAAATACCTCCAGTCCCGTTTGCGGGAGGCGCAGGCCGGCGCGGCTCCAGACATCTGCATTGGCGGGCGCATCAAGGTTGTTCAAGAGAGGCTCGGCGAAAAGTACGgcatcgagaaggaggagttCGCCAGCGCCTTTGACCGTTTATttggcgacgatgaagtATTTGAGATTGGAAAGCTCGAGGCCACAGCTCTCCATCTGCCGGGCCACACTCCTGACCATATGGGATACTTGATCGGATGTGAGTGCCCGCGACGCTTACAAAAGTTGATCAGAAAAGGGGCgggggctgctgctgactTGAAAACAGCAAACGTCTTCGCAGGTGACTCCCTCTTCAACCACGACGTCGGCTCCGCGCGTTGCGACTTCCCTGGTGGCAACGCACGAGACCTCTTCGCATCTACCCGGCGGCTCTTGAGCCTACCTGAGGACACCAAGATATGGACTGGGCACGACTACCCGCCGGCGGGGCGCGGCCCTATGGCGGCGACGAATGTTGCTCAGCAGAAGACCCAAAATAAGCACCTCGCGCAGAGTGCTACGGAGTACGAATTCGTCAAGTGGCGCGAGGAGCGGGATTCGGGGCTCGGTGAACCCAGGCTTATGCATTGGGCGTTGCAGTTCAATATAAGGGCCGGCAACATGCCTGCTCTGAACAAGAACGGGGATCGCTTGCTGCACGTGCCTGTCAGAATACCGGGTGCGACTTGGTGA
- a CDS encoding Putative sulfur transport domain-containing protein — MATTVLSGAAFGAALVAAGVYQPSVIIAQLKFENWHMVQAFLAAAASSTLIVLTLDNLGYVRPKPRSPSRLGLVSQYDGNILGGALLGAGMAISGSCPGTVLAQIAVGTKSGVYVLAGAAAAGIAWTGSLQKLITSNTAAAGPENPRLTVYERLGVSRAVAFVGFEALFAGIVYATMKYTPASPYAVVAPTVGGLVIGLAQLFSLLTRKSMLGVSTSYDEIGRYFWWAARGGGEKGKPASYGNILFSASLAAGAWALAKAYPDFALGAADTAVSPSLAAAGGFLIGLGSRIAGGCTSGHGLSGVSVFSTASFVTVISMFGAGALVAPCFY, encoded by the exons ATGGCAACGACCGTCCtgtccggcgccgccttcggtGCCGCCCTTGTGGCAGCGGGCGTGTACCAGCCctccgtcatcatcgcccagctCAAGTTCGAGAACTGGCACATGGTCCAGGCCTTTCTCGCGGCAGCCGCCAGCAGCAC cctcatcgtcctcaccCTGGACAACCTGGGCTACGTGCGTCCCAAGCCCCGTAGCCCCTCCCGACTGGGCCTCGTCTCCCAGTATGATGGCAACATCCTTggcggcgccctcctcggtGCCGGAATGGCCATCTCGGGTTCCTGCCCGGGTACCGTCCTCGCCCAGATTGCCGTAGGCACCAAGTCCGGCGTCTATGTcctggccggcgccgccgcagccggcATCGCCTGGACCGGCTCCCTGCAGAAGCTCATTACCAgcaacaccgccgccgcggggccCGAGAACCCGAGGCTCACTGTCTACGAGCGTCTTGGTGTCAGCAGGGCCGTTGCGTTCGTCGGGTTCGAGGCCCTTTTCGCTGGTATCGTCTACGCGACTATGAAGTATACCCCCGCCAGCCCCTATGCTGTCGTCGCGCCTACGGTCGGCGGGCTCGTGATCGGTCTCGCGCAGCTCTTCTCCCTGCTCACACGCAAGTCAATGCTTGGCGTGTCGACATCTTACGACGAGATCGGGCGGTATTTCTGGTGGGCGGCCCGTGGcggaggggagaagggaaagcCCGCTTCGTACGGCAACATCCTCTTCTCGGCGAGCCTGGCCGCCGGGGCGTGGGCGCTCGCCAAGGCATACCCCGACTTCGCGCTGGGTGCTGCTGACACGGCTGTGTCGCCTTCACTGGCTGCTGCGGGTGGGTTTCTCATTGGGTTGGGCTCCAGGATCGCGGGAGGCTGCACGTCCGGACACGGGCTCAGCGGTGTCTCTGTGTTCTCGACGGCCAGCTTCGTTACCGTCATCTCCATGTTTGGTGCTGGAGCTCTGGTTGCCCCATGTTTTTACTAG
- a CDS encoding Putative YjgF/YER057c/UK114 family, RutC-like superfamily protein: MARRNISSGSAFETQIGYSRAVVSDDFVFVSGTTGYNYQTGAISPDVVEQTEQTMQNIAAALAEAGAQIKDVVRVRYILPDRRDFQKTWPVLQKYFGEVRPAATMIQAGLMEDAMKIEIEVTAKKEGVGH; this comes from the exons ATGGCCAGACGAAACATCAGCTCGGGGTCCGCCTTCGAGACACAAATCGGCTACTCCCGTGCCGTAGTCTCGGACGATTTTGTTTTCGTGTCCGGTACCACAGG TTACAACTACCAAACCGGCGCCATCTCCCccgatgtcgtcgagcagaCGGAGCAAACGATGCAgaacatcgccgccgccctggccgaggctGGCGCCCAGATCAAGGACGTCGTACGCGTGCGCTACATCCTCCCGGACCGGAGAGACTTCCAAAAGACCTGGCCCGTCCTCCAAAAGTACTTTGGCGAAGTAAGACCCGCGGCCACCATGATTCAGGCCGGGTTGATGGAGGATGCGATGAAGATTGAGATTGAGGTGACGGCCAAAAAAGAGGGTGTCGGTCACTAG
- a CDS encoding Putative E3 ubiquitin-protein ligase Zswim2, whose translation MSAPSSFLGYVSDENRDDEAQSQAKSTPRQKPKYLQYPPDVPRLTRLGLCTYGVNTGPVADDADLTKLTVPMLKEQLAMREMPDNGKKKELMEKLGGWRTYKPETVAIREAPENHAFGPISQKTSASGEKRFWANPEEKGHISATKKAMQESMYIIKQQDNYDGSPGFTVDVRGSGSDAYQVKVGGKTSCTCSSINYRPKSNCKHIIFVLTHVLRAPAELLPQRTLFREELTKLLDRAPKVRFTAAEASTDTSMSDGVPKSKDGKCCPVCFKDIGKAQTVCCAKCGNHTHSSCFDVYAEEHSGWGVNCAVCQGDWSPVAV comes from the exons ATGTCGGCCCCGTCCTCTTTCCTGGGCTATGTCTCGGACGAGAACCGGGACGACGAAGCCCAGAGCCAGGCTAAGTCGACACCCCGGCAAAAGCCCAAATACCTGCAGTACCCTCCAGACGTGCCCCGTTTGACGCGTCTCGGTCTTTGTACTTACGGTGTGAACACGGGACCGGTTGCTGATGATGCCGACTTGACCAAGCTCACAGTCCCTATGCTCAAAGAGCAGCTCGCCATGAGGGAGATGCCCGACAATGGCAAGAAAAAGGAGCTGATGGAGAAGCTGGGGGGCTGGAGGACCTACAAGCCCGAGACTGTTGCCATCAGGGAGGCACCCGAAAACCATGCCTTTGGTCCCATCTCCCAGAAGACCAGTGCTAGTGGAGAAAAACGCTTCTGGGCCAACCCGGAAGAGAAGGGTCACATCAGCGCCACCAAAAAGGCTATGCAGGAGTCGATGTACATCATCAAGCAGCAGGACAACTATGACGGCTCGCCAGGATTTACTGTCGACGTTCGCGGATCGGGCTCCGATGCCTATCAAGTCAAGGTTGGCGGAAAGACTTCCTGTACCTGCTCGAGCATT AACTACCGGCCCAAGAGTAACTGCAAGCATATCATTT TCGTCCTGACGCATGTTCTCCGTGCCCCGGCCGAGTTGCTCCCCCAGAGAACCCTCTTTCGTGAAGAGCTCACGAAGCTTCTCGACCGCGCGCCTAAGGTACGCTTTACCGCGGCCGAGGCAAGCACCGACACCTCTATGTCAGATGGCGTCCCCAAGTCGAAGGATGGCAAGTGCTGCCCGGTCTGCTTCAAGGACATTGGCAAAGCGCAGACAGTCTGTTGCGCCAAGTGTGGCAACCACACGCACTCTTCTTGCTTTGATGTGTATGCAGAGGAGCACAGCGGCTGGGGTGTCAATTGTGCCGTTTGCCAGGGCGACTGGTCGCCAGTGGCTGTCTAA
- a CDS encoding Putative Actin family, ATPase, nucleotide binding domain-containing protein, which produces MSTQTGKFREDQVLIICPGSQTTMAQLGCGELTPPIHRIPTRMFKDAETDEWRPFHTFKRKRADANGALAIDGPRTEEDEYEWVEDTDSTEGAIYPLKGGRIVNMEAFLAFLDHVHSMLTTTYHNTPIMLMASPQWCRPDIETLARYIFEKTRTPALCMIHSGIATQYGLKWPALTVVDIGYEKVDVTCIHEGRVVNHGELGAPNPERFISGGEMFTRKLLEKLKDKDFTYDMAEQLKKSHICEVLPYAPNAPDLVELPTTQTAGIPSGALIPEAAALAEPAARPVLPSSIEEELEEKVADEGVLDVATIVTSGNARDFLAKKEKEKQKGGRKAKVVQEPEAAKQIRLPNSKRTHNTFHFEEVVMEEVQPPKPEEPKPEEPKPEEPKPEEPKPEEPKPEATGEPKKEEPVATTETKDVEMTDDPKPVDGAASAPADGEVRPAETSGPAAPATAPETNGVSAQPDATSTDAVAATNGASQPPQLQAKRVRRDIEVGLERFTFADRGEIDRIVTTIYRTVQGIEDMYMRPACWDNLVFVGNGSRLRGLKDNVLQTLLARHLISPSTATMFTSELPSNLATPTGTGAQTPTGSFTGVPHQLPANAVAGSSGVNPLLQAATTASAQNQGTPGPSGSGDAAAGTHSGHHFHSQTPTSIKLATLPTYLSEWNKNGFEEAMFLGAQVAARIAFCQHNLDMAGLEAQRQASLSRVDYNELGPKGVRTHSMLK; this is translated from the exons ATGTCGACCCAAACGGGCAAGTTCCGCGAGGACCAGGTCCTCATTATCTGTCCCGGCAGCCAGACAACCATGGCCCAGCTGGGATGCGGCGAGCTAACCCCGCCCATCCACCGTATCCCGACGCGCATGTTCAAGGACGCTGAGACGGACGAGTGGCGGCCCTTCCACACCTTCAAGCGCAAGAGGGCCGATGCCAATGGCGCGCTCGCCATCGACGGTCCGCgcaccgaggaggacgagtACGAGTGGGTTGAGGATACGGACTCGACCGAGGGCGCCATTTACCCGCTGAAAG GCGGTCGCATTGTAAACATGGAAGCTTTCCTTGCCTTTCTCGACCATGTTCACAGCATGCTTACAACCACGTACCACAACACCCCGATCATGCTCATGGCGTCGCCTCAATGGTGCCGCCCCGATATCGAGACTCTCGCGCGCTACATCTTCGAGAAGACCCGGACGCCCGCCCTCTGTATGATCCACAGCGGCATTGCTACTCAGTACGGCCTCAAGTGGCCCGCCCTCACCGTGGTCGACATTGGCTACGAGAAAGTCGATGTCACCTGCATACACGAGGGTCGCGTTGTCAACCACGGAGAGCTCGGCGCGCCCAACCCGGAACGCTTCATCTCTGGCGGAGAGATGTTCACGCGCAAgctgctcgagaagctcaaaGACAAGGACTTCACTTACGACATGGCCGAACAGCTGAAGAAGAGCCACATCTGCGAGGTCCTTCCTTATGCGCCCAACGCTCCCGACCTCGTGGAGCTTCCGACGACCCAGACGGCCGGCATTCCGTCCGGCGCGCTTATCCCTGAGGCGGCTGCACTCGCCGAGCCCGCTGCGCGACCTGTTCTTCCTAGCAGCATCGAAGAAGagctggaggagaaggtggcCGACGAAGGTGTTCTCGACGTTGCCACGATCGTCACAAGTGGAAACGCGCGTGACTTCCttgccaagaaggagaaagagaagcaAAAGGGCGGCAGGAAGGCCAAGGTCGTGCAGGAACCCGAAGCCGCGAAGCAGATCCGCCTGCCCAACTCGAAGCGAACCCACAACACGTTCCACTTTGAAGAAGTGGTCATGGAGGAGGTACAgccgcccaagcccgaggaACCCAAGCCTGAGGAACCCAAGCCCGAGGAACCTAAGCCAGAGGAACCTAAGCCAGAGGAACCTAAGCCCGAGGCCACGGGTGagcccaagaaggaggagcccGTCGCCACgaccgagaccaaggacgTGGAGATGACGGACGATCCCAAGCCCGTAGACGGCGCCGCTTCTGCGCCCGCCGACGGTGAAGTTCGACCTGCCGAGACCTCTGGCCCTGCAGCCCCTGCAACGGCTCCGGAGACGAACGGAGTAAGCGCCCAGCCCGATGCCACTTCGACTGATGCTGTCGCTGCTACCAATGGCGCGTCCCAACCCCCCCAGCTGCAGGCCAAGCGCGTCCGTCGCGACATCGAGGTTGGTCTTGAGCGCTTCACCTTCGCCGACCGCGGCGAGATCGACCGCATCGTAACCACCATCTATCGCACCGTGCAGGGCATCGAGGACATGTACATGCGCCCCGCGTGCTGGGAcaacctcgtcttcgtcggcaaCGGCTCGCGTCTGCGCGGCCTCAAGGACAACGTTCTCCAGACCCTCCTGGCCCGCCATCTCATCTCCCCCAGCACGGCCACCATGTTCACCTCGGAGCTGCCCTCCAACCTAGCCACGCCGACGGGCACCGGAGCGCAGACCCCCACGGGCTCCTTCACGGGCGTCCCGCACCAGCTCCCGGCCAACGCTGTCGCAGGCTCCTCCGGCGTCAACCCCCTTCTGCAGGCCGCCACGACTGCCTCGGCCCAGAACCAGGGCACGCCCGGCCCCTCGGGAAgtggcgacgccgccgccggcacccaTTCCGGACATCACTTCCACAGCCAGACACCCACGAGCATCAAGCTCGCCACCCTGCCGACGTACCTGAGCGAGTGGAACAAGAACGgcttcgaggaggccatgttcctcggcgcccaggtcgccgcgCGCATCGCCTTTTGCCAGCACAACCTCGATatggccggcctcgaggctcAGCGCCAGGCAAGCCTGAGCAGAGTTGATTACAA CGAGCTCGGTCCCAAGGGCGTTCGCACTCATTCCATGCTTAAGTAA
- a CDS encoding Putative ysc84 actin-binding domain-containing protein: MPTPPVTTLAVDPIRPPLPACSSFHDSSTSSHTRRESRDKAAVSFLLFVNEQHRRPVDACRCVRPHVLIRERGQDITANAHRPFPRPQTMQRVSSFLPSWEARRRSNASTASNGRSSIVTASSVKSPLEKVFRWSSKPPAPLTTAALASATSRIGREAFWPATLDAECDRSARILKSFCSDGFLAPLDDLSNTTDANAEPKTPARVFKKIPSRIIQNAAGIAIFTCMRSGLWMTGSGGSGILIARKADGTWSPPSGIILHTPSLSFIMGIDIYDCVLVINNIAALESLITKPTVTLGEDIGLTAGPLVALESTETENRWKDLDNTVLTYMKARGQTQNVNLNGCILTERANENEKFYGANVTAMDIVAGNVSRHVDETRPLFEVIKEAEGRIDADQVILKKLSALPAPGDAMIETPRSSRSSPASPKTPFGIPLADDPDPYGVLALEMAGLEIREAGTRLRPTSNQFEFHPAPSSPAFSRFRQSGETFTTKSNRGSLMSTKTSRTKMSESWTHSNPTGTPYTSPSQSQSQSEDGVSVNSLPVLKEPEEPEEVDYTKIDFTPLRQISGSHSIEGTVVTDSDDHLRTDTSTMDDTATKASSVYTKDDASVTTKQDDDKVDVQNVEQDGDADDEDDDVDDDVDDDDEEPVIFEVAAVQPAARTAVMAAPIHAKGALVTIPKRIPPPLPARSPMRTSRASKSDIGDVSHLHSPLQSSFTPSPRQSIDSSSVRSRSDKIPSITETAPAMSDVEKLENTDSGVTEKFQANDVSDSKTHAAQESEQATPMAPGAFPAEGEFMIPLDIPLKEEAPSIDSGRMAPKAVDAV, encoded by the exons ATGCCCACACCACCTGTAACCACGCTTGCTGTTGA CCCAATCCGCCCCCCATTACCGGCTTGCTCTTCTTTCCATGATTCTTCAACTTCTTCTCATACCCGGCGGGAATCTAGAGACAAAGCGGCCGTTTCTTTCCTGTTATTTGTGAATGAGCAACACCGCAGACCCGTCGACGCATGTCGCTGCGTTCGTCCTCACGTCCTCATCCGCGAACGGGGACAAGACATCACCGCCAACGCTCATCGCCCGTTTCCACGCCCCCAAACCATGCAACGGGTCTCGAGCTTCCTTCCGTCGTGGGAGgccaggaggagaagcaacGCTAGCACAGCGAGCAATGGCCGAAGCAGTATCGTCACCGCAAGCAGCGTCAAGTCCCCCCTCGAAAAGGTCTTTCGCTGGTCTAGCAAACCTCCTGCGCCGctcaccaccgccgccctcgcctcTGCCACCTCTCGTATCGGCCGCGAGGCTTTTTGGCCCGCCACCCTCGATGCCGAATGCGACCGATCTGCTCGCATATTGAAATCGTTTTGCT CCGACGGCTTCCTGGCACCCTTAGATGACCTATCAAATACTACTGACGCCAACGCTGAACCCAAAACGCCGGCACGCGTTTTCAAAAAGATCCCCTCTCGCATAATACAAAATGCtgccggcatcgccatcttcaccTGTATGCGATCTGGTTTGTGGATGACCGGATCGGGCGGCTCAGGCATTCTCATCGCCCGCAAAGCCGACGGCACCTGGTCGCCACCCTCAGGCATTATTCTGCACACACCTTCACTTAGCTTCATAATGGGCATTGACATATACGACTGTGTCCTGGTAATCAacaacatcgccgcccttgaATCATTAATAACTAAACCGACCGTTACGCTGGGAGAGGACATTGGTCTCACCGCCGGACCACTCGTAGCACTAGAGTCAACCGAAACCGAAAACAGGTGGAAGGACCTCGACAACACTGTTCTGACCTACATGAAGGCTAGGGGTCAGACACAAAACGTCAATCTGAACGGCTGCATTCTGACCGAGCGAGCAAACGAAAACGAAAAATTCTATGGCGCCAATGTGACCGCCATGGACATTGTCGCAGGGAACGTGTCGAGGCACGTAGACGAGACACGCCCGCTATTCGAGGTCATCAAAGAAGCCGAGGGAAGGATCGACGCTGACCAGGTCATTCTGAAGAAGCTGTCAGCGTTGCCGGCACCTGGAGATGCAATGATAgagacgccgagaagctcgagaagctcgccggCTTCGCCTAAGACTCCTTTTGGCATCCCTCTAGCGGACGATCCGGACCCTTACGGTGTTCTCgcgttggagatggcgggGTTGGAAATCCGAGAGGCCGGTACACGCCTGCGGCCCACGAGCAATCAGTTTGAGTTTCACCCCGCTCCGTCAAGCCCGGCTTTCTCAAGGTTCCGGCAGAGTGGTGAGACGTTCACGACCAAGAGCAATAGAGGCAGTTTGATGTCTACGAAGACGAGTCGTACTAAAATGTCCGAGTCATGGACGCATTCCAACCCGACGGGCACGCCATACACCTCGCcgagccagagccagagccagagcgAAGACGGAGTCTCGGTCAACAGTCTCCCCGTCCTCAAGGAACCGGAAGAGCCGGAGGAAGTGGACTACACCAAAATCGACTTCACTCCGCTGAGACAGATCAGCGGGAGCCACTCAATAGAGGGAACCGTAGTGACAGATAGTGACGACCATTTGCGAACCGACACCAGCACCATGGACGATACGGCTACCAAGGCCTCCAGCGTTTACACCAAGGACGATGCCAGCGTAACCACCAAACAGGATGACGATAAGGTCGATGTACAGAACGTGGAGCAagatggcgacgccgacgatgaggatgacgatgttgatgacgatgttgacgacgacgatgaagaacCCGTCATCTTTGAGGTTGCCGCTGTGCAGCCCGCAGCCCGCACGGCCGTCATGGCCGCCCCTATTCACGCCAAGGGTGCGCTGGTGACCATTCCTAAGAGAATCCCCCCGCCCTTGCCCGCGAGGAGCCCCATGAGGACCTCCCGTGCCAGCAAGAGCGATATCGGGGATGTCAGCCATCTCCACAGCCCTCTTCAGTCTTCTTTCACTCCTTCGCCCAGACAGTCGATCGACTCATCCTCCGTCCGAAGCAGATCAGACAAGATCCCGTCGATTacggagacggcgccggccatgTCCGACGTTGAGAAGTTGGAGAACACCGATTCTGGCGTGACTGAGAAGTTCCAGGCAAACGATGTATCTGATTCCAAGACACATGCTGCCCAGGAGTCGGAGCAAGCGACGCCTATGGCACCTGGGGCCTTCCCGGCTGAAGGGGAATTCATGATTCCTCTCGACATCCCGCTGAAGGAAGAAGCTCCGAGCATCGACTCGGGACGCATGGCCCCGAAAGCAGTCGACGCCGTATGA